In Streptomyces sp. Li-HN-5-11, the sequence GGGGCCATGCGGTAGGTGTGCGCCTCGACCAGCCAGGGGCCGCCGCCCGCCCGCGCGTCCTCGACGGCCGTGGTGAGGACGGCGAGCACGGCAGCGGCGTCGTTGCCGTCCACCTGCTCCGAGCGGACGCCGTAACCGACTCCCTTGTACGCCAGGCTCGGTGCCGCGCACTGGGCGGACAGGGGGACCGAGATGGCGTAGCGGTTGTTCTGCACCAGGAAGACCACGGGCGCCTTCAGCACGCCCGCGAGGTTGACGGCCTCGTGGAAGTCGCCCTCGCTGGTGGCGCCGTCGCCGACGAGTGCGAGGGCGACCGTGTCGGTGCCCTTGAGCCGCTCGGCGTGGGCCAGGCCCACGGCGTGCGCGGCGTGGGTGGCCAGTGGTGTGCACTGCGGCGCGGTGCGGTGGCGTACGGGGTCGTAGCCGCAGTGTGCGTCACCGCGCAGCAGCGTCAGCGCCTCGACGGGGTCGATGCCGCGGGCGACCAGGGCCACGCAGTCGCGGTAGGTGGGGAACAGCCAGTCGGTGGCGCGCAGGGCCAGCGCGGCACCCACCTGGCAGGCCTCCTGGCCGAGGCTGGAGGGGTGTACCGCAAGCCGCCCCTGCCGGGCCAGTGCCGTCGCCTGCTCGTCGAAGCGTCGCCCGAGGACCATCGTGCGGTAGGCCGTGAGCAGCGACCCGGATGAGGGCTCGCGATATGTTCGGCCCTCCGAACGCTGCTCGGTGCCGAAAGCACCGGCATTGCCGTTCGACGGCAGAAAGGAAACCGGAAGGCGGGACGGAAGCCAGACGGAAGGGTCCTCCTCTTCCCGCACCGCCATGGGCATCGGCGCATCGACCATTCTTCCGCCTCCCTTTCGTCATGGCTCTGCGATCTCGGATGCTCTTTCACCGCGGGTGCTTTCTCAACCGCCGGGCGGATACGCCCAGATGAAGCGGAACTGAACAGTCCACCGGGTGCGAGTGGCCCCCGTCCGAGCAGACCGCTTGTGTCAACTGGCGTCCTTGAAAAGGTCATTCGTCAGTCGCCCGCTCGTCCCGAAGCGCCGGTTCCAATTGATCAGCGAAGCGCGGCACGGCGGAAGGCGGGCGACGATGTCCCGAGTGGCCCCGGGAATACGTCACTACAGGATTGTCTGTTCCGCATGCGGGACGTCGTCCGAGGACGACGGTCTCATCCTCGACTGCCCACGCCCACATGAACCGGCATTCCTGCACACCGAGTACTCGGCAACCGGAACCCGCGGGGTGGAGGGCGGCGGCCTGTTCCGGTACGCCCCCCTGCTGCCTGTGGCACGCACTCTCCCCGGCATCGGGGGACCCGTCGTCCACCGTGCCGAACGGCTCGGCCGCCGCATCGGCCTGAACCGGCTGTGGGTCGCGTTCAACGGCTACTGGCCGGACCGGGGCGCGCAGTTGCCGACGTGCACCTTCAAGGACCTGGAGGCGTACACGGTCCTGGGCCGGCTGCCTGCCGAGCCGCCCGTCCTCGTGATCCCCTCGGCGGGCAACACCGCGGCCGCCTTCGCCTGGGCCGCCACCCGGCACCGGGTGCCCTGCCTGCTCGTCGTGCCCGCCCCCGCTCTCGAACGGCTGCGCTTCCCGGGCCCGCTCGATCCCTGCGTGCGCCTCGTCGTGCTCGACGGCACGGCGACCTACAGCGACGCCATCGCCTGCGCCGACCTGCTCGCCGCGCTTCCGGGCCACCACGCGGAGGGCGGGTCGCGCAACGTCGGCCGCCGAGACGGCCTGGGTACCGTGATGCTGGCCGCGGCCGAGGTCCTCGGACGGCTGCCCGACACCTATGTCCAGGCCGTCGGCAGTGGCACGGGAGCCATCGGCGCCCACGAGGCCGCGCACCGCACCCGCGGTGACGGCGAGGCGCTGCCCCGCCTGCTGATGTGCCAGAACGCTCCCTTCGCGCCCCTCCACGCCGCCTGGCACTCCACCGGCCCGGCACCGGCCCACCGCGAACACGAGCCACTGGCCCGCGAACTCACCAACAGACGCCCGCCGTTCACCATCCGCGGCGGCGTCCGCGACGTGCTCTCCGAGAGCGGTGGCGACGTGCTGTGCACGGACAACGAGGCCGCGCTCGCCGCGATGGCCCTCTTCGAGGAGACCGAGGGAATCGACATCGAGCCCGGTGCCGGAGTCGCCATGGCCGCCCTCGCCGACGCCGTCCACGCCGGACGGGTGCGGCGCGACGAACTGGTGCTCCTCAACATCACGGGCGGCGGCCGGGCCCGCCAGGCCCGTGACCTGCCGCTGGTGCCCGCCGAGCCCTGGCTGCGCGTCGAGTGGCCCGGCGGCGCCGCGGGGCCGCGCCTGGTCGCCGAGCAGGTGGCACGGCAGCTCACCGGTACCGCCGTCGTCGCCGAGGCCGCCCGATGACGGGCGCCGTGCCGCTCGGCCTGTCCGCCGCCCAGCGCGCGATGTGGTTCGGCCAGCAACTGGATCCCGCCGGACCCGCCTACAACGTCGGCGAGTACACCGAGATCCACGGCCCCGTCGACCCCGCGCTCCTGAGGGCGGCCGTACGGCAGGTCGTGGACGTCACCGAGACGCTGCGGGTCCGGTTCACGGCCGAGGGCGACACCGTGCGCCAGATCGTCGACGCCGATCCCGTGTGGGACCTGCCCGTCGTCGACCTCACCGGCGAGCCCGACGCCATGGCCGCCGCCGACGAGTGGATGGCCGCCGACTTCGCCACCCCGTTCGCCGTCGACCACGGCCCGCTGTTCCGGTACGCGCTGCTGAAGTTGGCGGACACCCACTGGATCTGGTACCAGCGCTACCACCACATCGCAGTCGACGGCTACAGCTGCTCCCTCATCGCCGCGAGGGTCGCCGACGCCTACAGCGCCCTCGTCGCGGGAGCGCCGTGCACGCCGCCCCCGGCGCCGCTCGCCCCGCTGGTCGCCGAGGACGAGGGATACCACGCCGGTGAACGGCGAGCGGCGGACCGCGAGTTCTGGGCGCGTGCCCTCGGTGACCGCCCCGACCCGGTGAGCCTGTCCGGGCGTCCGCCGCTCGTCGCCGGCCGTTTCCTGCGCCGTACCGCCCGTCTCTCCGGGCCGGCCGGTGACCTGGTGCACGCGGCCGCCGAGCACACGGGGACCCGGTGGTCACGGGTGGTCCTCGCGGCGACCGCCGCCTACCTGCACCGCCTCACCGGGGCGCGGGAGGTCGTCCTGGGCCTCGCGGTCACCGCCCGTGAGAGCGACACGGAGCGCACCACCCCGTGCATGGCCTCCAACGTGCTGCCGCTGAGGCTGTCCGTGCGGCCGGACACCACGGCCCGCCAACTCGTGCGCCGGACCGCGGCCGCCACCCGGGACCTGCTGGCGCATCAGCGGTACCGCGGTGAGGATCTGTGCCGCGAACTGGACTGGCCGCGCGACGGCCGCCGCTTCTTCGGGCCCGTCGTCAACATCATGGCGTTCGGGCCGGAGCTGCGGTTCGCCGGGCACCCCACCACACGCCACAACCTGTCCACGGGCCCGGTGGAGGATCTCGCGGTCAACATCTACGACCGCGCCGACGGCGACGGCATCCGCATCGACTTCGACGCGACCCCCGGCCACTACACGGCGGACGAACTCGCCCGCCACCACCGGCGTTTCGTCCGCTTCGTCGAGAACTTCGCCGCCGCCCTGGAACCCGGGGTCCCCGTCGGCCGGGTCGAGGTGACGGTGCCGCAGGAGCGCACGGGAGCCGTGCCGGCGGGCGCCGACGCGCGCGACGGCGAGGCGACCGTGCCCGGGCTCTTCGCGGTCCGGGCCGCGGAGTCCCCGGGCGCCCCGGCCGTCGTACAGGGAGAACACACCCTCACCTACCGCCGGCTCGACACCGACGCCAACCGGCTCGCCCACCGCCTGCTCGCCCTCGGCGTCCGCCCCGAGGATCGTGTCGCGGTCCTGATGCGACGCTCCGGCGTCCTCCTCACGGCCCTGCTCGCCGTCCTCAAGACCGGTGCCGCATACGTCGGACTCGACCCGCGTGCACCCGCCGCCCGCACCCGGCACATCCTCGCCGAGACCGGCGCGGCGGCCCTGCTGACCGACACCGCCCTCGCCGGGGCGGCGGGCGAGGTGTACGAGGGCCCCGTCGTCGTCACCGACGCGGACACGACCCTTGCCGCCGAACCGGACACCGACCCCGGCGTGCCCGTGCTCCCCGCCCAACTGGCGTACGTCAGCCACACCTCCGGTTCCACCGGCATACCCAAGGGCGTCGCCGTCACCCACCGCGACGTCACCGCCCTCGCCACCGCCACGGCGTTCGGCGACGGCGCCCACGCGCGCGTGCTGGTGCACTCGCCGACCGCCTTCGACGCCTCCACCTACGAGATGTGGGTGCCGCTGCTGAACGGCGGCACCGCCGTGGTCGCCGGAGCGGACGAGGACATCGACGCCGCCGCCGTCGCACGCCTCACCAAGCGGCACGGCCTGACGGCACTGTGGCTCACGGCCGGGCTGTTCCGGCTGGCCGCGCAGGACGACCCGGGCTGCTTCGCCGGGCTGCGACAGGTGTGGACGGGCGGCGAGGCCGTACCCGCCCCCGCCGTCCGCCGGGTCCTGGCGGCCTGCCCGGGGCTGACCGTGACCGACGGCTACGGCCCCACCGAGACCACCACGTTCGCCACCTGGCGCCCCTTCCCCGCCGACGCTCCCGTGCCGGACCCGCTGCCCATCGGCCGCCCCCTCGACGGGATGCGTGTCCATGTCCTCGACGGCGCCCTGCAGCACGTCCCGCCGGGCACGGTGGGGGAGCTGTACGTCGCCGGCCCTGGAGTCGCCCGCGGCTATCTGGGCCGCCCCGGCGCGACCGCCGAACGGTTCACCGCCGATCCCTTCGGCCCGCCCGGCAGCCGGATGTACCGTACCGGTGACCGGGTCCGCGTGACGCCCGACGGCGAACTCGAGTTCCACGGCCGCGCCGACGGCCAGATCAAACTGCGCGGTTTCCGCATCGAACCCGGCGAAATCGAGACGGCCCTCACCGGGAGCCCCGAAGTCGCCCAGGCCGTGGCCGTCGTCCGCGAGGACCGTCCCGCAGACCGGCGCCTCGTCGCCTACGTCGTCCCTGCCGCGGGCGCCGCGCCCGACCCGGACGCCCTGCGCCGCCACCTCGCCGACCGGCTGCCCGACGCGATGGTGCCCTCCGCCGTCGTCGTCCTTGAGCGACTGCCGCTGACCGCCAACGGCAAGCTCGATGGGGCCGCACTGCCGGTTCCGCCGGCCACGGCCGTACGGGAGACCGGCTCCCCGCGCACCCCGCACGAAGAGATCCTGTGCGCCCTGTTCGCCGAAGTCCTGGGAACGACGGACGTCGGCCCCCGCGACGGCTTCTTCGCCCTCGGCGGGCACTCACTGCTCGCGCTCCGGCTGATCGGCCGGGTGCGTGCCGCGCTCGGCGCGGAGCTGACCCTGCGGGACGTCTTCGACGCTCCCACTCCGGCGGGACTGGCCCGGCTCGTCGCGACCGGGACGGCCGTACGGTCCGCTGCTCCGTGGCCGACGCGGCGCCCCGGCACCGGGACCGGTGCGGTGCCGCTGTCGCCCGCCCAGCGCCGGCTGTGGTTCCTGCACCGGATCGAGGGCGCCTCGGCCGCGTACCACATCCCGCTCGCCCTGCGGATCACCGGCGGCCCCCTCGACACCAAGGCCCTGCGAGCCGCCCTCGCCGATGTCGTCGACCGGCACGAGATCCTGCGCACCGTCTGTCCCGACACCGACGGAATCCCGAGCCGGCGGCTGCTGGACTCCGTACGGCCGCCGCTACACGTCACCCACGTGTCCGGGGCCGAACTGGCCCCCAAGGCGGGAGCGTTGGCGGGAGAGCCCTTCGACCTCGCCGAGGACCTGCCGTTCCGTGCCCACCTGCTCGTCCTCGGTCCGGACGACCACGTCCTGCTGCTGGTGCTGCACCACATCGCCGCGGACGGCTGGTCTCTGGACCCGCTGCTGAGGGACCTGGCCACCGCCTACCGAGCCCGGGCGCAGGGAGAACGGCCCGACTGGGCGCCGTTGCCCGTGCAGTACGCCGACTACTGCGTCCGGCTGCACGAGTCGCTCCCGCGTGAACGGGACCGCCTCATCGCCCACTGGCGCGAGGCACTTGCCGGACTCCCCGACGAACTGCCGCTCCCGGCCGACCGGCCCCGCCCGGCCCGTGCCACCCACCGCGGCGGCGACGTCCCCGTACGACTGGACGCGGCACTGCACCGGGCACTGCGCGAGCTGGCCACCGACGGCGCGGCAACGGTGTTCATGGCCGTTCAGGCGGGACTCGCCGCGCTGCTCACCAGGCTGGGCGCCGGAACCGACGTCCCGCTCGGCACGCCGGTCGCGGGCCGTGCCGACGAGGTGCTCGACGACGTGGTCGGCTGCTTCGTCAACACCCTGGTCCTGCGCACCGACACCTCGGGCGACCCGACGTTCCGGGAACTCCTCGCCCGGGTGAGGCAGACCGACCTTGCGGCCCACGCCCACCAGGACCTCCCGTTCGAGCAACTCGTCGAGGCGCTCAACCCGCCCCGTTCACTCGCCCGGCACCCGCTCTTCCAGGTGATGCTCGCCTTCCGCCCCACCGCCGGACCCCACCTCCGTCTGCCCGGCCTGGACACCCGGACACTGCCCGTCGAGACCGGCGCCACCAAGATCGACCTGACGTTCAACCTGGGCGAACGACGCGCCCCCGACGGCTCACCGGACGGCATCGAGGGCATCCTGCAGTACAGCGCCGACCTCTTCGACCGGAGTACCGCACAGGAGCTGGCCGACCGGCTGGAACGACTGCTCAGGGCCGCCGTCGAAGCCCCCGACGCGAGCATCGGCACCCTGGACATCCTGGCGCCGGACGAACGGCGCCGGCTGCTGGGCCAGTTCAACGACACGGCGCGGAACGTGCCGGACACCCCCTTCCACCGGCTGTTCGAGCAGCGTGCGGCCGAGACGCCGTCCGCCCCGGCCGTGACGGACTCGACACGTACCCTGACGTATCGTCAGCTCGACGAACAGGCCGGCCGGCTGGGCCGTGTGCTGGCCGCCCGGGGAGCCGGTCCGGGCCGTGTCGTCGCCTTCCTGCTGCCCCGGTCGGTCGACCTCGCCGTCGCCGTCCTGGCCGTCCTCAAGGCGGGAGCGGCCTACCTTCCCCTCGACCCGGACCACCCCGCAGAGCGCACCGCGTACCTGCTCTCCGACGCCGAGCCGGTCTGTCTGATCGCCCGCGACCGGCCCCTCTCCGCCGTCGCCTGCCCCGTCGTGTCCCCGGACGCGGCCCCGGACGATGCGGACATCCCGCTTCCCGTGGCGCGCCCGGCCGACCCCGCCTACCTGATCTACACCTCCGGCACCACCGGCCGTCCCAAGGGCGTGGTGGTCGAGCACCGCAACCTCACCACCTACGTCGCCCGCTGCGTCGAGGAATACCCGAGCCTGCGCGGCGCCTCACTGCTGCACGCCACCATGTCCTTCGACGCCACCGTGACCACCCTGCACGGCGCGCTCGCCGCAGGCGGCCGGGTCCACGTCGCCGCGTTCCACGAGGCGGGCGCCACGCCCCTCCCCGGCGGCTACACCTTCCTCAAGTCGACCCCGAGCCACCTACCGCTGCTGCCCGCCCTGCCGCACGACCTGTCGCCGGCCGAGGAGTTCATGCTGGGCGGCGAGGCGCTGGTCGGCGAGGCTCTGCGCGCCTGGCGCCGTGACCACCCGTACGTGCGCCTGATCAACCACTACGGCCCGACCGAACTCACTGTCGGCTGCACCGACCACCGTGTCGAACCGGGCGACGACCTGCCGACCGGGCCCGTGCCCATCGGCCGCCCGATGTGGAACACCCGAGCCCATGTGCTCGACACCCGGCTGAACCCCGTACCGGCCGGTGTCGAAGGCGAGTTGTACGTCGCCGGCGACCACGTGGCCCGCGGCTACTGGAGGCGGGCGGGGCTGACCGCCGAACGGTTCGTCGCCGATCCCTTCGGGCCGCCCGGTGGGCGCATGTACCGCACCGGGGACCTGGCCGTGCGCCGCGCCGACGGGACGCTGGAGCTGCGCGGCCGGGCCGACGGGCAGATCAAGATCCGGGGGCTGAGGATCGAGCCCGGTGAGATCGAGGGCGTCCTCGCCGCCCATCCGGCCGTCGCCCAGGCCGCGGTCGTGGCGCGCGAGGACCGGGCCGGTGTCCGGCGTCTGGTCGGATACGTCGCCGGGCCCGCCGGCACCGACCGGCCTGCCCTGCTCGCGCACGCCGCACGGCACCTGCCCGGCCACATGGTGCCCGAGGCGCTCGTGGTGCTGGACGCCCTGCCGAGGACGGCCAACGGCAAGCTCGACCGGGCAGCCCTGCCCGAGCCCGAGGCCCCCGCCCAGCAGCCGTCGGCCCGGACGCCCGGTACCGCTCAGGAGAAGACGCTGAGGGAGCTGTTCGCCGACGTGCTGGGCGTCCCCGAGGACCGCGTCGGCTGCGACGACGGCTTCTTCGACCTGGGCGGGGACAGCATCACCTCCATCCACCTCGTCAGCCGCGCCCTCGCCGCCGGCCTGGCACTGTCCCCGCGCGACGTGTTCGAACAGCGCACCGTCGCCGCGCTCGCCGCCGTGGCCGCCGCACGCCCCGCCCCCGGGCCTGCCGGGAAACAGGACGCCCCGGCCGGCGAACTGCCCCTCACTCCGGCCATGCACCGGCTGCTCGAACGCGGCGGCCCGATCAGTGCCTTCAGCCAGTCCGTCCTGCTCGTCACCCCCGCAGGCGCCGACGAGAAGCGGCTGACGGCCGCGCTCCAGGCCCTCGTCGACCGCCACGACGTCCTGCGCATGCGGGTCCTCGCGGACAGCCGGAGAGCCGTCGTCCCACCGCCCGGGCACCTCGACGCGAGCACACTGCTCGAGCGCGTCGCCTGGGACCCCGCCTCCGAACTGCCCGAGGTCCACACCCGGTTTCGGCCGGAGGACGGCGAGTTGGTGCGTGCGGTGTGGTTCGACGCCGGACCGGACCGCCCGGGACGGCTCCTTCTGGCCGCACACCACCTCACGGTGGACGGGGTCTCCTGGGGCATCCTCCGCTCCGACCTGGCCGCCGCCTGGCGCGGGGAGGAACTCTCCGCGCCCGGCACCTCCTTCCGGCACTGGGCACGGCTGCTGCAGCGGGAGGCCCGCACCCCGACGAGAGCGGCCGAACTCGCCGTGTGGCAACGGATGCTGCAAGACCCCGGGCCTCTGCTCGGCGCCCGGCGTCCCGACCCCGCGCGGGACGTGGCCGGTGCGATGCGGCACCTCACCCGGGACCTCGCGGCCGAGACCGCCACCGAACTGCTCACCACCGTCCCGGCCGCCTTCCACGCCGGACCCGAGGACGTGCTGCTCGCCGCGCTGGCCACCGCGTTCGTGCGGTGGCGGCGGCCTCGGGACGGCCACCGCGCGCTCCTGCTGGACATCGAACGGCACGGGCGCGAGGAACTCACCGAGGACGTCGACCTGTCCCGCACGGCCGGCTGGTTCACCAGCGTGGTGCCGGCCCGGCTGGACCTCGCCGACACCGACCTCGGCGAGCCGGCCGGCATCCTCAAGCAGGTCAAGGAGCAACTGAGGTCCGTGCCCGACCACGGCATCGGCCATGGCCTGCTGCGGCACCTCAATCCCGACACCGGACCGGTGCTCGCCGCGCTGCCTGCCGCCGAGGTCGGCTTCAACTACCTCGGCCGTACGCACCGGGAGCCGGTGACCGACTGGTCACGGGCCCCGGAACAACTCCCCGGCCTGTCCCACCTGGGCACCGCCCACGATTCCGCGTCGCCGGTCGCGCACGGCCTGGAGATCACCGCCGTGACCACCGGTGACGGCCGGCTCTGCGCCACCTGGTCCTGGGCTCCCGGCGTCTGGTCCGAGGACGACGTGCGCGCCCTCGCCGACCTGTGGTGCGAGGAACTGTCCGCGCAGGCGGCGGGCACCCCGGCGGGCGGGCACACCCCGTCCGACCTGCCCCTGGTGGCGCTGTCCCAAGCAGAGATCGACGAACTCGAAGCCGAGTTCGGACGCGAGTGGAGGTAACCCACGGTGACCCGGTCCTCGATCGCCGACATCCTGCCCCTCTCACCGCTGCAGGAGGGCCTGCTCTTCCACGCGCTGTACGACGAGGACGCCTCGTCCGACGTGTACACCGCCCAGCAGATCCTCGAACTGCCCGCCCCTGTCGATGCCGCGGCGGTGCGCGCCGCCGGACAGGCCCTGCTGGACCGGCACCCCACTCTGCGCGCCTGCTTCCGCCGCCGGGACGCGGGAGAACCCCTCCAGATCGTGCCCACCGACGTCGAACTGCCGTGGGCCGAGGCGGACGTGTCGATGCTCGACGGCAGCGGGCGCGACAAGGAGTGGGAGAGCCTGCTCGACGAGGAACGCACCCGCCGCTTCGACCTGGCGAAACCGCCTTTGCTGAGGTACCTGCTGGTGCGCTGGAGCGACGACCGGTACCGGCTTGTCGTCACCAACCACCACATCCTGCTCGACGGCTGGTCCAAGCACCTGCTCGTCCGCGAGTTCGCCGCCCTGCACGCCGGGGAGCACCCGACCACCCTGCCCCAGGCCCCCGCCTACCGCGACTACCTCGCCTGGCTGGCCCGGCAGGACCGCGGCGCAGCCGAGGCGGCCTGGCGCGACGTCCTGGCCGACGTGGGCGAACCCTCCCACCTCGCGCCGGCCGGTACCGGTCCCACGACCGCGCTGCCGGAGGAACTCGTCGTCGAGCTCGCCGAAGAGCTGACGGCCGCGGCCGAGACGGCGGCCCGCTCGCTCGGGGTCACCCTCAACACCCTCGTCCAGGCCGCCTGGGGCGTGCTGCTCGGCCGGCTGACCGGCCGCAGCGACGTCGTCTTCGGGCAGACCGTCAGCGTCCGCCCACCAGAGCTGCCGAACATCGCCTCCATGGTCGGCTTCTGCATCAACACCGTGCCGACCCGCGTGCGGTGGGACGAACAAGGCACCGTCGCGGACCTGCTCGCCCGCCTTCAGGAACAGCAGGCCGGCCTGCTGCCGCACCAGCACCTCGGCCTGGCCGGCATCCGCCGCGCCACCGGCACCGGTGACCTCTTCGACACGCTGCTCGCCTTCGAGAACCACCCCGCCGCGACACCCGCCACCTCGTCGCTCACCCAACTGCCCGGCCGCGACGCCACCCACTACCCCCTCACCCTCGCCGTCCTGCCCGCCCGGCACCTGGCACTGCGCCTGTGCTACCGGCCGGACCTGTACGACGAGCCGGGCGCCCGGCTCCTCCTGGACCGCTTCGCCGTCGTCCTGGAGGCACTGGCCGCCGGTCCCGGACGCCGCGTTGCCGAGGTGGAGGCGCTGCTCCCGGGGGAGCGGGCCCGGCTCCTCGGCCGGCGGAACGGCGTGTCCGCCGCCGCGCCTTGCGCCGCTCTGCCCGAACTGTTCGCCGCCCAGGCAGCCCGCACCCCCGACGCCACCGCCGTGACCCATGAGGGGACGCGGATCACCTACGCCGAACTCGACGCCCGTGCCGACCGGCTGGCCCGCGTCCTTTCCGCACGCGGCGCGGGTCCCGAGCGGCTGGTGGCGCTCGCCCTGCCCCGTTCGCCGGAGCTCGTGGTGGCCGTCCTCGCGGTGCTCAGGACAGGCGCCGCCTACGTTCCGCTCGACCCCGAGTACCCGGCCGACCGGCTCGCCTTCATGCTGGCCGACTCCGCACCCGTCCTCCTGGTCACGACCAGCGAGGTGGCACCGGACCTGCCCACGACCGGCGTCCCCGTCGTCGAAGTGGACGCGACCCTGCCCGGGGCGCCGGACCTCACACCACCGGAACTGACGGGAGATCACCTCGCCTACGTCATCTACACCTCGGGTTCCACGGGCCGCCCCAAGGGCGTCGCCGTGACCCACCGCAACGTCGTACGGCTCTTCGAACAGACCCGGCACTGGTACGACTTCGGCCCGGACGACGTGTGGACACTGTTCCACTCCTACGCCTTCGACTTCTCCGTCTGGGAGATGTGGGGAGCGTTGCTGCACGGCGGCAGCCTGGTGATCGTGCCGTTCGCGGTGAGCCGCGAACCCGCGCAGTTCCTCGAGCTGCTGGCGCGCGAACGGGTCACGGTGCTGAACCAGACGCCGTCCGCGTTCGGAGAACTGGTCCGCGCCGACGCGAACGCCCCGGAGACCGGCCGCGCCCTGGCCCTGCGCCACGTCGTCTTCGGCGGCGAAGTCCTGGACCCCGCGCAGGTCGCCGACTGGTACACGCGCCATCCGGTCGGGGCGCCCGCCCTGGTGAACATGTACGGGATCACCGAGACGACCGTGTTCGTCACCGGACTTCCGCTCGACGGCGCTCCGGTGGCGCACGACGGCATCGGGCGTGCCATACCCGATCTGCGCTGCTACGTCCTGGACGCCGGGCTGCGGCCCGTGCCCCCGGGGGTGACGGGCGAACTGTACGTGGCGGGTCCGGGCGTG encodes:
- a CDS encoding cysteate synthase, with protein sequence MSRVAPGIRHYRIVCSACGTSSEDDGLILDCPRPHEPAFLHTEYSATGTRGVEGGGLFRYAPLLPVARTLPGIGGPVVHRAERLGRRIGLNRLWVAFNGYWPDRGAQLPTCTFKDLEAYTVLGRLPAEPPVLVIPSAGNTAAAFAWAATRHRVPCLLVVPAPALERLRFPGPLDPCVRLVVLDGTATYSDAIACADLLAALPGHHAEGGSRNVGRRDGLGTVMLAAAEVLGRLPDTYVQAVGSGTGAIGAHEAAHRTRGDGEALPRLLMCQNAPFAPLHAAWHSTGPAPAHREHEPLARELTNRRPPFTIRGGVRDVLSESGGDVLCTDNEAALAAMALFEETEGIDIEPGAGVAMAALADAVHAGRVRRDELVLLNITGGGRARQARDLPLVPAEPWLRVEWPGGAAGPRLVAEQVARQLTGTAVVAEAAR
- a CDS encoding non-ribosomal peptide synthetase, producing the protein MTGAVPLGLSAAQRAMWFGQQLDPAGPAYNVGEYTEIHGPVDPALLRAAVRQVVDVTETLRVRFTAEGDTVRQIVDADPVWDLPVVDLTGEPDAMAAADEWMAADFATPFAVDHGPLFRYALLKLADTHWIWYQRYHHIAVDGYSCSLIAARVADAYSALVAGAPCTPPPAPLAPLVAEDEGYHAGERRAADREFWARALGDRPDPVSLSGRPPLVAGRFLRRTARLSGPAGDLVHAAAEHTGTRWSRVVLAATAAYLHRLTGAREVVLGLAVTARESDTERTTPCMASNVLPLRLSVRPDTTARQLVRRTAAATRDLLAHQRYRGEDLCRELDWPRDGRRFFGPVVNIMAFGPELRFAGHPTTRHNLSTGPVEDLAVNIYDRADGDGIRIDFDATPGHYTADELARHHRRFVRFVENFAAALEPGVPVGRVEVTVPQERTGAVPAGADARDGEATVPGLFAVRAAESPGAPAVVQGEHTLTYRRLDTDANRLAHRLLALGVRPEDRVAVLMRRSGVLLTALLAVLKTGAAYVGLDPRAPAARTRHILAETGAAALLTDTALAGAAGEVYEGPVVVTDADTTLAAEPDTDPGVPVLPAQLAYVSHTSGSTGIPKGVAVTHRDVTALATATAFGDGAHARVLVHSPTAFDASTYEMWVPLLNGGTAVVAGADEDIDAAAVARLTKRHGLTALWLTAGLFRLAAQDDPGCFAGLRQVWTGGEAVPAPAVRRVLAACPGLTVTDGYGPTETTTFATWRPFPADAPVPDPLPIGRPLDGMRVHVLDGALQHVPPGTVGELYVAGPGVARGYLGRPGATAERFTADPFGPPGSRMYRTGDRVRVTPDGELEFHGRADGQIKLRGFRIEPGEIETALTGSPEVAQAVAVVREDRPADRRLVAYVVPAAGAAPDPDALRRHLADRLPDAMVPSAVVVLERLPLTANGKLDGAALPVPPATAVRETGSPRTPHEEILCALFAEVLGTTDVGPRDGFFALGGHSLLALRLIGRVRAALGAELTLRDVFDAPTPAGLARLVATGTAVRSAAPWPTRRPGTGTGAVPLSPAQRRLWFLHRIEGASAAYHIPLALRITGGPLDTKALRAALADVVDRHEILRTVCPDTDGIPSRRLLDSVRPPLHVTHVSGAELAPKAGALAGEPFDLAEDLPFRAHLLVLGPDDHVLLLVLHHIAADGWSLDPLLRDLATAYRARAQGERPDWAPLPVQYADYCVRLHESLPRERDRLIAHWREALAGLPDELPLPADRPRPARATHRGGDVPVRLDAALHRALRELATDGAATVFMAVQAGLAALLTRLGAGTDVPLGTPVAGRADEVLDDVVGCFVNTLVLRTDTSGDPTFRELLARVRQTDLAAHAHQDLPFEQLVEALNPPRSLARHPLFQVMLAFRPTAGPHLRLPGLDTRTLPVETGATKIDLTFNLGERRAPDGSPDGIEGILQYSADLFDRSTAQELADRLERLLRAAVEAPDASIGTLDILAPDERRRLLGQFNDTARNVPDTPFHRLFEQRAAETPSAPAVTDSTRTLTYRQLDEQAGRLGRVLAARGAGPGRVVAFLLPRSVDLAVAVLAVLKAGAAYLPLDPDHPAERTAYLLSDAEPVCLIARDRPLSAVACPVVSPDAAPDDADIPLPVARPADPAYLIYTSGTTGRPKGVVVEHRNLTTYVARCVEEYPSLRGASLLHATMSFDATVTTLHGALAAGGRVHVAAFHEAGATPLPGGYTFLKSTPSHLPLLPALPHDLSPAEEFMLGGEALVGEALRAWRRDHPYVRLINHYGPTELTVGCTDHRVEPGDDLPTGPVPIGRPMWNTRAHVLDTRLNPVPAGVEGELYVAGDHVARGYWRRAGLTAERFVADPFGPPGGRMYRTGDLAVRRADGTLELRGRADGQIKIRGLRIEPGEIEGVLAAHPAVAQAAVVAREDRAGVRRLVGYVAGPAGTDRPALLAHAARHLPGHMVPEALVVLDALPRTANGKLDRAALPEPEAPAQQPSARTPGTAQEKTLRELFADVLGVPEDRVGCDDGFFDLGGDSITSIHLVSRALAAGLALSPRDVFEQRTVAALAAVAAARPAPGPAGKQDAPAGELPLTPAMHRLLERGGPISAFSQSVLLVTPAGADEKRLTAALQALVDRHDVLRMRVLADSRRAVVPPPGHLDASTLLERVAWDPASELPEVHTRFRPEDGELVRAVWFDAGPDRPGRLLLAAHHLTVDGVSWGILRSDLAAAWRGEELSAPGTSFRHWARLLQREARTPTRAAELAVWQRMLQDPGPLLGARRPDPARDVAGAMRHLTRDLAAETATELLTTVPAAFHAGPEDVLLAALATAFVRWRRPRDGHRALLLDIERHGREELTEDVDLSRTAGWFTSVVPARLDLADTDLGEPAGILKQVKEQLRSVPDHGIGHGLLRHLNPDTGPVLAALPAAEVGFNYLGRTHREPVTDWSRAPEQLPGLSHLGTAHDSASPVAHGLEITAVTTGDGRLCATWSWAPGVWSEDDVRALADLWCEELSAQAAGTPAGGHTPSDLPLVALSQAEIDELEAEFGREWR
- a CDS encoding thiamine pyrophosphate-dependent enzyme, whose amino-acid sequence is MPMAVREEEDPSVWLPSRLPVSFLPSNGNAGAFGTEQRSEGRTYREPSSGSLLTAYRTMVLGRRFDEQATALARQGRLAVHPSSLGQEACQVGAALALRATDWLFPTYRDCVALVARGIDPVEALTLLRGDAHCGYDPVRHRTAPQCTPLATHAAHAVGLAHAERLKGTDTVALALVGDGATSEGDFHEAVNLAGVLKAPVVFLVQNNRYAISVPLSAQCAAPSLAYKGVGYGVRSEQVDGNDAAAVLAVLTTAVEDARAGGGPWLVEAHTYRMAPHTSADDPSRYRPAAEAERWRGRDPVVRLESALRERGLLTDQDVKDAAAEAEEYAADVRERLSGDPAADPLSLFDHVFSTPTPQLTAQRAALRAELGER